A window of Halichoerus grypus chromosome 12, mHalGry1.hap1.1, whole genome shotgun sequence contains these coding sequences:
- the GCK gene encoding hexokinase-4 isoform X2, whose product MCAAGLAGVINRMRESRSEDVMRITVGVDGSVYKLHPSFKERFHASVRRLTPSCEITFIESEEGSGRGAALISAVACKKACMLGQ is encoded by the exons ATGTGCGCCGCGGGGCTGGCGGGCGTCATTAACCGCATGCGCGAGAGCCGCAGCGAGGACGTGATGCGCATCACCGTGGGCGTGGACGGCTCCGTGTACAAGCTGCACCCCAG CTTCAAGGAGAGGTTCCACGCCAGCGTGCGCAGGCTCACGCCCAGCTGCGAGATCACCTTCATCGAGTCGGAGGAGGGCAGCGGCCGGGGCGCGGCCCTGATCTCGGCGGTGGCCTGCAAGAAGGCCTGCATGCTGGGCCAGTGA
- the MYL7 gene encoding myosin regulatory light chain 2, atrial isoform — protein MGRGESLGSRAEDLSPPTMLQASRKAGTRGKAAATKQAQRGSSNVFSMFEQAQIQEFKEAFSCIDQNRDGIICKSDLRETYSQLGKVSVPEEELDAMLQEGKGPINFTVFLTLFGEKLNGTDPEEAILSAFRMFDPSGKGVVNKDEFKQLLLTQADKFSLAEVEQMFALTPMDLAGDIDYKSLCYIITHGDEKEE, from the exons ATGGGAAGGGGGGAGTCTTTGGGGAGCCGGGCAGAGGACCTCTCCCCACCGACAATGTTGCAGGCCAGCAGGAAGGCGGGGACCCGGGGCAAGGCCGCGGCCACCAAGCAGGCCCAGCGAGGCTCTTCCAATGTGTTCTCCATGTTCGAGCAAGCCCAGATCCAGGAGTTCAAGGAA GCCTTCAGCTGCATCGACCAAAACCGGGATGGCATTATCTGCAAGTCAGACCTTCGGGAGACCTACTCCCAGCTCG ggAAGGTGAGCGTCCCAGAAGAGGAGCTGGATGCCATGCTGCAGGAGGGAAAGGGTCCCATCAACTTCACCGTCTTTCTCACGCTCTTTGGGGAGAAGCTGAACG GGACAGACCCGGAGGAAGCCATCCTGAGCGCCTTCCGCATGTTCGACCCCAGCGGCAAGGGTGTGGTGAACAAGGATGA GTTCAAGCAGCTTCTCCTGACCCAGGCAGACAAGTTCTCTCTGGCTGAG gtGGAGCAGATGTTCGCCCTGACGCCCATGGACCTGGCAGGGGACATCGACTACAAGTCTCTGTGCTACATCATCACCCACGGGGACGAGAAGGAGGAGTGA